One genomic window of Natronincola ferrireducens includes the following:
- a CDS encoding TRAP transporter small permease — MKAINSKLEKLFLFKGAILLSIFVIVVFMEVITRNYLKISVRWASEVALFCFVWSVFLGSAVAVRKRCHYVVEIFPPKFKKINAVLDIVGSVAMFGVIYIMVVNGYTFTKLGLLRYSTALSLPQAYFYVSIPLSGIAMALFTTEVLIEDINKFKNIVGGGNKDESINSVNE; from the coding sequence ATGAAGGCAATCAACAGTAAATTAGAAAAGTTATTTTTATTTAAAGGAGCTATCCTATTATCTATTTTTGTTATTGTTGTTTTTATGGAGGTTATTACAAGGAATTATTTGAAAATTTCTGTCCGTTGGGCTTCAGAGGTGGCTTTGTTTTGTTTTGTCTGGTCGGTGTTTTTAGGCTCCGCTGTGGCTGTGCGAAAACGATGTCATTATGTTGTTGAAATTTTTCCTCCGAAGTTTAAAAAGATTAATGCTGTATTAGATATTGTTGGAAGCGTAGCTATGTTTGGTGTAATTTATATTATGGTTGTTAACGGTTATACCTTTACCAAATTAGGACTTTTAAGATATTCTACAGCTTTATCCCTGCCTCAGGCATATTTCTATGTATCCATACCTTTATCAGGAATAGCTATGGCACTGTTTACAACAGAAGTGTTAATTGAAGATATTAACAAATTTAAAAACATTGTTGGGGGAGGTAATAAAGATGAATCCATTAATTCTGTTAATGAGTAG